In Deinococcus puniceus, one genomic interval encodes:
- the rpmA gene encoding 50S ribosomal protein L27: MAHKKGVGSSKNGRDSQPKYLGVKKFGGEQVLAGNILVRQRGTKFKAGPNVGMGRDHTLFALEHGKVVFTNKGATGRFISIEVAAPELAAD, encoded by the coding sequence ATGGCACACAAGAAAGGTGTAGGTTCTTCCAAGAACGGACGTGACAGCCAGCCCAAGTACCTCGGCGTCAAGAAGTTTGGCGGCGAGCAGGTCTTGGCCGGAAACATCCTCGTGCGTCAGCGCGGCACCAAGTTCAAGGCTGGCCCCAACGTGGGCATGGGCCGCGACCACACGCTCTTTGCACTGGAGCACGGCAAAGTCGTGTTCACCAACAAGGGCGCGACGGGCCGCTTCATCTCCATCGAAGTTGCCGCCCCCGAACTCGCTGCCGACTGA
- the obgE gene encoding GTPase ObgE, with translation MAFRDVLNIEVAAGNGGDGSMSFHRAKFMEKGGPDGGHGGRGGSIILRAIEGVESLERLVGKRKFKGANGAYGEGRLRQGADGEDIYIEVPVGTTAFDEDTGRVIADLVRVGQEKVIARGGFGGRGNSTFASSTRQAPRFAELGTPGEKRRVRLELRLIADVGLVGYPNAGKSSLLAAMSRANPAIAAYPFTTLSPILGVVDRVDTDDRFTLADIPGIIEGASEGKGLGLEFLRHISRTRLLIYVLDVTRNPIEEMRSLQSELQSYDPSLLGNVALIALNKVELVEEDIAQMVEDELLDFGLPILRVSAKEKIGLTELRDNVFAMLPDRELWAQQNALEIEIEDVREEALTVVYREDEPTKPGGEFERVWEVRGGGFAEKITRFARHLDDAAEYLSNLFKRQGLYRALKRAGAREGDTVEIGTFRFEYFDDDQPGER, from the coding sequence ATGGCATTTCGTGACGTTTTAAATATTGAAGTGGCCGCCGGAAATGGCGGCGATGGGTCGATGAGCTTTCACCGCGCCAAATTTATGGAAAAGGGCGGCCCTGACGGTGGGCACGGCGGGCGCGGCGGCAGCATTATCTTGCGGGCCATCGAGGGCGTAGAAAGCCTAGAGCGGTTGGTGGGCAAGCGCAAATTTAAGGGCGCAAACGGCGCATACGGCGAGGGCCGACTGCGGCAAGGGGCCGACGGCGAAGACATCTACATCGAAGTTCCGGTGGGTACGACAGCCTTCGATGAAGACACCGGGCGCGTGATTGCCGACCTCGTGCGGGTGGGCCAAGAGAAAGTGATTGCACGCGGCGGCTTCGGCGGGCGCGGCAACTCTACGTTTGCCAGCAGCACCCGGCAGGCTCCCCGCTTTGCGGAGTTGGGCACGCCCGGTGAAAAGCGGCGTGTACGCTTGGAACTGCGTCTGATTGCCGACGTGGGCCTCGTAGGGTATCCCAACGCGGGCAAATCCAGCCTGCTGGCGGCCATGTCGCGGGCCAATCCAGCCATCGCGGCCTATCCGTTCACCACCCTGTCCCCGATTCTGGGCGTGGTCGACCGTGTGGACACCGATGACCGCTTTACGCTGGCCGACATTCCCGGCATCATCGAGGGAGCCAGCGAGGGCAAAGGGCTGGGGCTGGAATTCCTGCGCCACATCAGCCGCACCCGCCTGCTGATTTACGTGCTGGACGTGACCCGCAACCCCATCGAGGAAATGCGGAGCCTGCAATCCGAGTTGCAGAGCTACGATCCCAGCCTGCTGGGCAACGTGGCCCTGATCGCGCTGAACAAAGTGGAACTGGTCGAAGAAGACATTGCCCAGATGGTGGAAGACGAGCTGCTGGACTTTGGTCTGCCCATTTTGCGGGTCAGTGCCAAAGAGAAAATTGGCCTGACGGAACTGCGCGACAACGTGTTTGCCATGCTGCCTGACCGAGAACTATGGGCGCAGCAAAACGCGCTGGAAATTGAGATTGAAGACGTGCGCGAAGAAGCCCTCACGGTGGTTTACCGCGAAGACGAGCCGACCAAACCCGGCGGCGAGTTCGAGCGCGTGTGGGAAGTGCGTGGCGGCGGCTTTGCCGAGAAGATTACCCGCTTTGCCCGTCACCTCGACGACGCCGCCGAGTACCTGTCCAACCTGTTCAAGCGTCAGGGCCTTTACCGGGCACTGAAACGGGCAGGCGCACGCGAAGGCGATACGGTAGAAATCGGCACCTTCCGATTCGAGTACTTCGACGACGATCAGCCGGGCGAGCGGTAA
- a CDS encoding peptidylprolyl isomerase, producing MKQAALLLTLALILTACPRNDTAATTTPEETATETPETPVTTPETETPEATPPAAATPAVTKAGAVPAGYTPVPFLTDKPVREFKAEPALSLQDGKNYFALIDTNRGQVLADLYEEQTPVTVNNFVFLARNRYFDGIRFHRVMDGFMAQSGDPQSTDLAKKEQWGTGGPGYSFADEFRTALTFDSAGLLAMANSGPATNGSQFFITFAPTENLNGRHTIFGKVVTGDDVLPKLTRTSDSSTGQETPIADAVADEILSVRILTKN from the coding sequence ATGAAACAGGCCGCCCTGCTGCTGACCCTTGCCCTGATCCTGACCGCGTGCCCTAGAAACGACACCGCCGCGACTACCACACCGGAAGAAACGGCGACGGAAACGCCAGAAACTCCGGTCACCACACCTGAAACCGAAACGCCAGAAGCTACGCCCCCAGCCGCCGCCACGCCCGCCGTGACCAAAGCGGGCGCGGTTCCTGCGGGCTATACGCCCGTGCCGTTCCTGACCGACAAGCCCGTGCGCGAATTCAAGGCTGAACCCGCTCTGAGCCTGCAAGACGGCAAAAACTACTTTGCCCTGATCGACACCAACCGGGGCCAAGTGCTGGCCGATCTGTACGAAGAGCAGACGCCCGTGACGGTCAACAATTTCGTGTTTCTCGCCCGCAACCGCTACTTCGACGGCATCCGTTTTCACCGCGTTATGGACGGCTTTATGGCGCAGTCGGGCGACCCCCAGAGTACCGACCTCGCCAAAAAAGAGCAGTGGGGCACAGGCGGCCCCGGCTACAGCTTTGCCGACGAATTCCGCACCGCCCTCACCTTCGACAGTGCCGGACTGCTGGCAATGGCGAACAGTGGCCCCGCCACCAACGGCAGCCAGTTTTTCATCACGTTTGCCCCCACCGAAAACCTGAACGGCAGGCACACCATCTTCGGCAAAGTGGTCACGGGCGACGACGTATTGCCCAAGCTGACCCGCACCAGCGACAGCAGCACCGGGCAGGAAACCCCGATTGCCGACGCTGTGGCCGATGAGATCTTGTCAGTGCGGATTTTGACTAAGAACTAG
- the cmk gene encoding (d)CMP kinase yields the protein MIVTIDGVAASGKSSVSSGVARALGIPYVSSGLLYRAATLLGLEAGVDLHDAQALLALLDTHAPRLEPLAEGNRVWAGERELTDALHSSRVDAGVSVVAVLPELRAWVDAQLRTLPEPFVAEGRDMGTNVFPQAGAKFYLTASPRIRAERRARERPEDIPAIEAALIRRDAKDKVQSAPAPDATVIDTGPLTLEGVIGVILEGLGKGS from the coding sequence GTGATTGTAACGATAGATGGCGTCGCCGCCAGTGGAAAATCGAGCGTGTCTTCGGGAGTAGCGCGGGCGCTAGGCATTCCTTATGTCAGCAGCGGTCTGCTGTACCGCGCCGCCACCCTGTTGGGCCTAGAGGCAGGTGTGGATTTGCACGACGCGCAGGCGCTACTGGCCCTGCTGGACACCCACGCGCCCCGGCTAGAGCCTTTGGCCGAAGGCAACCGCGTGTGGGCCGGAGAGCGTGAACTGACCGACGCCTTGCATTCGTCCCGCGTGGATGCGGGTGTGAGTGTGGTGGCTGTGCTGCCGGAGTTGCGGGCGTGGGTGGATGCCCAGTTGCGTACCCTGCCCGAACCCTTCGTGGCTGAGGGACGCGATATGGGCACCAACGTGTTTCCTCAGGCCGGGGCCAAGTTTTACCTGACCGCCAGCCCCCGAATCCGCGCCGAGCGCCGCGCCCGCGAGCGTCCCGAAGACATTCCGGCTATAGAAGCCGCCCTGATTCGCCGCGACGCCAAAGACAAAGTGCAGAGCGCCCCCGCGCCTGACGCGACGGTGATCGACACTGGGCCGCTGACGCTGGAAGGCGTGATCGGGGTAATTCTGGAGGGGTTGGGGAAAGGCTCTTGA
- a CDS encoding M16 family metallopeptidase, with protein sequence MSESLSEIKLPETQLHHLPSGLTLLLEPDPAAQTVAAGYFVNTGARDETPAEMGASHFIEHLMFKGSEALSAAQLNERLDDLGGNANAFTSEEATVYHAAALPEYTPALLDTLTQLMRPALRQSDLESERGVILEEIAMYADQPPVRVIDELRADYWGAHPLGQPVLGTVETVSALTRDALARNHRERYGATQVTLAVVGAFDPAAVLAWAEAELGEWPAASPLPTPPLPAPLHPGTVRVVHDPSLTRVQLALSLPGLPTTHPLREAAVVLADLIGGENGALYWALLDTGLADGADLAHLEYRDIGTFEGGFSCDPDRAQTVLNGFRTVLAGAADLITETAVRRASRKMAVGTLLRAETPHGRLFTLGMEHLAHGHPSPTSELVDRYTRVTADDVREVLRLCPINNIAEFPPTVVALGPIETLR encoded by the coding sequence ATGTCTGAATCCCTTTCTGAAATTAAACTGCCTGAAACCCAACTGCATCATCTCCCGTCCGGCCTGACCCTCCTTCTGGAACCCGACCCCGCCGCGCAGACGGTGGCCGCTGGCTACTTCGTGAACACGGGCGCACGCGATGAAACACCCGCCGAGATGGGGGCCTCGCACTTCATAGAACACCTGATGTTCAAGGGGTCTGAGGCCCTGAGCGCCGCGCAACTGAATGAACGGCTGGACGATCTGGGCGGCAACGCCAACGCCTTCACCAGCGAGGAAGCCACCGTGTACCACGCCGCCGCGCTGCCCGAGTACACGCCCGCCCTGCTGGACACCCTGACCCAACTGATGCGCCCCGCCCTGCGCCAGAGTGATCTGGAATCCGAGCGCGGCGTGATCTTGGAAGAAATCGCCATGTACGCCGATCAGCCGCCCGTGCGCGTGATAGACGAACTGCGGGCCGACTACTGGGGGGCGCACCCGCTGGGGCAACCCGTGTTAGGCACGGTGGAAACGGTCAGCGCCCTGACCCGTGACGCGTTGGCCCGCAACCACCGCGAACGCTACGGGGCAACTCAGGTCACGCTGGCGGTGGTGGGAGCCTTCGATCCGGCAGCAGTGCTGGCATGGGCCGAGGCCGAATTGGGGGAGTGGCCCGCCGCGTCGCCCTTGCCCACGCCGCCGCTTCCTGCGCCTTTGCATCCCGGTACAGTCCGTGTGGTACACGATCCCAGCCTCACGCGGGTGCAGTTGGCCCTCAGCTTGCCGGGGCTGCCCACTACCCACCCGCTGCGGGAAGCTGCCGTAGTCCTAGCCGACCTGATCGGCGGCGAAAATGGGGCGCTGTATTGGGCGCTGCTGGATACCGGGCTGGCCGATGGCGCTGATTTGGCGCATCTGGAATACCGCGATATCGGCACCTTCGAGGGCGGGTTTTCCTGCGACCCAGACCGCGCCCAAACGGTGCTGAACGGTTTCCGCACGGTACTGGCCGGAGCCGCTGACCTGATCACCGAAACCGCCGTGCGCCGTGCGTCCCGCAAAATGGCGGTGGGCACCCTGCTGCGGGCCGAAACGCCGCATGGCCGCCTGTTTACGCTGGGCATGGAACACTTGGCGCACGGCCACCCCAGCCCCACGTCTGAACTCGTAGACCGCTACACCCGCGTCACCGCCGACGATGTGCGCGAAGTCCTGCGCCTGTGCCCCATCAACAACATCGCCGAGTTTCCGCCGACGGTGGTGGCCTTGGGGCCGATTGAAACGCTGAGGTAG
- a CDS encoding M16 family metallopeptidase yields the protein MTIGADGTAAAPEIQTGITHNNGGPQVWLWTLQNGLRVAYERRAGPGFALDLRIPVGSAHDPVGFEGSAGVLEEWLFKGAGGRSARALQDAFDDLGVRRGGGVGPEATRYGVSGLNADLPGALSLLSDVLLRPDLPDAELAVLLDLARQDLEGLEDSPPDLLAVQARSVAFDGAAAAPFAGFAHPASGTPEGLAAITPASLREFLTCYGGNGSVLGLVADADPDAVHDLMTRTFAGWRTGRNDLVTARFLPGLRSHVPYEDGEQTHISLSSPGVAPLHPHWLHWQLAITALSGGSASRLFHAVREERGLAYSVSASPVVLGGQGFLSTYAGSTPARAPETLDVLLAELGRLPQGLTQAEFVRAKTGLTASVVFGAESLRARATSLTRDVAVFRRIRSVADLRGQLAALTLEDVNAFLSGYDPAGQATTVTLGPTEVEESAAAAAEVNHV from the coding sequence ATGACGATTGGCGCAGACGGAACGGCAGCCGCGCCTGAGATTCAGACGGGGATAACACACAACAACGGCGGGCCACAGGTCTGGCTCTGGACGCTCCAGAACGGCCTGCGCGTGGCCTATGAGCGCCGCGCCGGGCCGGGCTTCGCGCTGGATCTGCGGATTCCGGTAGGCAGCGCACACGATCCGGTAGGGTTCGAGGGTTCGGCGGGCGTGTTGGAAGAATGGCTGTTCAAGGGCGCTGGGGGCCGCTCTGCCCGCGCACTGCAAGACGCCTTCGATGACCTCGGCGTGCGCCGGGGCGGGGGCGTGGGGCCGGAAGCCACCCGGTACGGCGTCAGCGGCCTAAATGCCGACTTGCCCGGTGCGCTGTCCCTGCTATCCGACGTGTTGCTGCGCCCCGACTTGCCCGACGCCGAACTGGCCGTGTTGCTGGATTTGGCCCGCCAAGACTTGGAAGGACTGGAAGACAGCCCGCCCGACTTGCTGGCGGTGCAGGCCCGCAGCGTGGCTTTCGACGGCGCGGCGGCGGCTCCGTTCGCGGGCTTTGCCCATCCTGCCAGCGGCACGCCAGAAGGTTTAGCCGCGATTACGCCTGCCAGTCTGCGCGAATTTCTGACCTGCTACGGCGGCAACGGCAGCGTGCTGGGGCTGGTGGCCGACGCCGACCCAGACGCCGTGCACGACCTGATGACCCGCACATTTGCCGGGTGGCGCACGGGCCGAAACGACCTCGTAACCGCCCGTTTCTTGCCCGGTCTGCGCTCACACGTACCCTACGAGGACGGCGAGCAGACGCACATCAGCCTGAGTTCGCCGGGCGTCGCGCCGCTGCATCCCCACTGGCTGCACTGGCAACTGGCGATCACGGCGCTGTCGGGCGGCAGTGCCAGCCGTCTGTTCCATGCGGTGCGTGAGGAGCGCGGGCTGGCCTACTCGGTCAGCGCCTCTCCGGTGGTGCTGGGCGGGCAGGGCTTCCTGTCCACCTACGCCGGAAGCACGCCCGCCCGCGCCCCCGAAACGCTGGACGTGCTGCTGGCCGAACTGGGCCGCCTGCCGCAGGGGTTAACCCAAGCCGAATTCGTGCGGGCCAAAACGGGCCTGACCGCCAGCGTGGTCTTCGGCGCGGAAAGCCTGCGGGCACGCGCCACCAGCCTCACGCGGGATGTGGCCGTGTTCAGGCGGATTCGCAGCGTGGCCGACCTGCGCGGGCAACTCGCCGCCCTGACGCTAGAAGATGTAAATGCTTTCCTGAGCGGCTACGATCCGGCTGGGCAAGCGACGACGGTGACGCTAGGGCCGACAGAGGTTGAGGAAAGCGCAGCCGCAGCGGCAGAGGTCAACCATGTCTGA
- a CDS encoding M23 family metallopeptidase: MRRLLSFLVVLAVLGGLAYLLWPMLKNAGRYSALLSAPAPTARSLPNPLPGQRFVDTWGAARSAGRRHEGVDIFARRDTPIEATTRGIVVNVGENRLGGRTVMILGPGGQRHYYAHLERYAELREGDWVEAGEVVGYVGDSGNAKGTPPHLHYGIYAGGGAINPYPLLRREWEKP, from the coding sequence ATGCGCCGTCTGCTGTCTTTCCTCGTGGTTCTGGCTGTGCTGGGCGGGCTGGCCTACCTGCTGTGGCCCATGCTGAAAAACGCTGGCCGCTATTCGGCGCTGCTGTCGGCCCCCGCGCCCACCGCCCGCAGTTTGCCCAATCCCCTGCCCGGTCAACGCTTCGTAGATACGTGGGGAGCCGCACGCAGCGCGGGCCGCAGGCATGAGGGCGTGGACATTTTCGCCCGCCGTGACACGCCCATAGAGGCCACCACTCGCGGCATCGTGGTCAATGTCGGAGAAAACCGCCTCGGCGGGCGCACCGTGATGATTCTTGGCCCCGGCGGTCAGCGCCACTACTACGCCCATCTGGAGCGCTACGCCGAGTTGCGAGAGGGTGACTGGGTAGAAGCCGGAGAGGTGGTGGGCTACGTGGGCGACAGCGGCAACGCCAAAGGCACGCCCCCGCATCTGCACTACGGCATCTATGCGGGGGGCGGGGCCATCAATCCTTATCCGTTGCTGCGGCGGGAATGGGAGAAGCCCTAA
- the ahbA gene encoding siroheme decarboxylase subunit alpha, translating to MTSLLTAPPAPEPITPPTPREQLLNRIQRDIPIVQRPYAVIAEQVGLTEAEALSILQEVKAEGVLRQVSAIFDTRTLGYQSSLVAAVHDEDQLDAGAEIVNLHPGVSHNYKRNHAFNLWYTIAVPPESDLEAHVQKLHEQSGARLTRLMPTLHLFKIGVEFDMTGKEDWNAKAAPQYTSEQRNIGYAVTDLDRAFVTEFQKDLPVTEEPYADACAALGLSIAEVAAHAEKMKAAGALRRVSAVFRHQKAGFTFNAMGVWAVPQDDVAETGRRMAEFKAVSHCYLRPTYAEWPYTIFTMVHGRSKEEAFGKIQAIHDEVAQGIDHAILYSTKEYKKIRLEFYKPEFYQWAKDNLGTDA from the coding sequence ATGACCTCCCTCCTGACCGCTCCTCCTGCCCCGGAGCCGATCACTCCTCCCACCCCGCGTGAGCAACTGCTGAACCGCATTCAGCGCGATATTCCCATCGTGCAGCGCCCGTATGCGGTGATTGCCGAGCAGGTGGGCCTGACCGAGGCCGAAGCCCTGTCTATCCTGCAGGAAGTGAAGGCGGAAGGCGTGCTGCGGCAGGTCAGTGCCATCTTCGATACCCGCACGCTGGGCTACCAGAGCAGCCTTGTGGCGGCTGTACACGATGAAGACCAACTGGACGCGGGCGCTGAAATCGTGAATCTGCACCCCGGCGTCAGCCACAACTACAAGCGCAACCACGCCTTCAACCTGTGGTACACGATTGCCGTGCCTCCCGAAAGCGATCTGGAGGCCCACGTACAGAAGTTGCACGAGCAGAGCGGCGCACGCCTGACCCGGCTGATGCCCACGCTGCACCTGTTCAAGATCGGCGTGGAATTTGACATGACGGGCAAGGAAGACTGGAACGCCAAGGCCGCGCCGCAGTACACCAGCGAGCAGCGCAACATCGGCTACGCCGTGACCGACCTAGACCGCGCTTTTGTCACCGAATTTCAAAAAGACTTGCCCGTGACCGAGGAACCCTACGCCGACGCCTGCGCCGCGCTGGGCCTGAGCATTGCTGAAGTGGCCGCCCACGCCGAGAAGATGAAGGCTGCCGGAGCCTTACGCCGCGTATCTGCCGTGTTCCGTCACCAGAAGGCCGGATTCACCTTCAATGCGATGGGCGTCTGGGCTGTGCCGCAAGACGACGTGGCCGAAACTGGGCGACGCATGGCCGAATTCAAGGCCGTGTCTCACTGCTATTTGCGCCCCACTTACGCCGAGTGGCCCTACACGATTTTTACGATGGTGCATGGCCGCAGCAAGGAAGAAGCCTTCGGCAAGATTCAGGCCATTCATGACGAAGTGGCGCAGGGCATAGACCACGCCATTCTGTATTCCACCAAGGAATACAAGAAGATTCGGCTGGAGTTTTACAAGCCCGAGTTTTATCAGTGGGCGAAAGATAATTTAGGCACCGACGCTTAA
- a CDS encoding Lrp/AsnC family transcriptional regulator — MVTALVMVQAERQRIQETAEALASVPSVREVYSVTGEWDIVAVLRLSRYEDLDDVVTGHLRKVDGITRTQTMLAFRTYSEDLLDQGFGVGLDEGRTE, encoded by the coding sequence ATGGTAACCGCACTGGTGATGGTACAGGCCGAACGGCAACGCATTCAGGAAACCGCCGAGGCCCTCGCCAGCGTGCCTAGCGTGCGCGAGGTGTATTCCGTGACTGGAGAATGGGACATTGTGGCCGTGCTGCGCCTGAGCCGCTACGAGGATCTGGATGATGTCGTGACTGGACATTTGAGGAAGGTAGACGGTATTACGCGCACGCAAACCATGCTGGCCTTCCGCACCTACAGCGAAGATTTGCTCGATCAGGGCTTTGGCGTGGGCCTAGACGAGGGCCGGACAGAGTAG